Proteins encoded within one genomic window of Citricoccus muralis:
- a CDS encoding aldo/keto reductase: MSDQAHQTAPSIPTHTLNDGTTLPGIGFGTLVRGDNKSERGIMVRSLRSAISRGYRLLDTALSYGNEAEVGQAVRASEVDREDLLITTKVPGRFHGYRGAKESLRVSLESLGFDYVDLALIHWPLPRLDLYVDTWRALIEMREEGLIRSIGVSNFTAEHLRRLHEETGVMPAVNQIEMHPYFPQAQLRAVHDQLGIVTQAWSPLGRASTLREESVLTEIADAHGVTPGQVVLRWHLQHGVIPLPASSNPQRQHDNLSLDFDLTGDDMLRIDALEQGRIWGQDPDVHEEY, from the coding sequence ATGAGCGACCAAGCACACCAGACCGCCCCGTCTATCCCGACGCACACCCTCAACGACGGCACCACTCTGCCGGGTATCGGCTTCGGCACCCTCGTTCGCGGTGACAATAAGTCCGAGCGCGGCATCATGGTGCGCTCCCTGCGCAGTGCGATCTCCCGCGGGTACCGCCTGCTGGACACCGCCCTGAGTTACGGCAACGAGGCCGAAGTCGGCCAGGCCGTGCGCGCCTCCGAGGTCGACCGTGAGGACCTGCTGATCACCACCAAGGTCCCGGGCCGGTTTCACGGTTACCGGGGTGCGAAGGAATCGCTGCGGGTCTCCCTCGAGTCCCTCGGATTCGACTACGTCGACCTGGCACTGATCCACTGGCCGCTGCCGCGCCTCGACCTCTACGTCGACACCTGGCGCGCTCTGATCGAGATGCGCGAGGAGGGGCTGATCCGCTCTATCGGCGTCTCCAACTTCACCGCCGAGCACCTGCGCCGCCTGCACGAGGAAACCGGGGTGATGCCCGCGGTCAACCAGATCGAAATGCATCCCTACTTCCCGCAGGCCCAGCTGCGCGCCGTGCACGACCAGCTGGGCATCGTCACCCAGGCCTGGAGCCCGCTCGGCCGCGCCTCCACACTGCGCGAAGAGTCGGTGCTGACCGAGATCGCCGACGCCCACGGCGTCACCCCCGGCCAGGTGGTGCTGCGCTGGCATCTCCAGCACGGGGTGATCCCGCTGCCGGCGTCGTCGAACCCCCAACGTCAGCACGACAATCTCAGCCTGGACTTCGACCTCACCGGCGATGACATGCTGAGGATCGACGCGCTGGAGCAAGGCCGTATTTGGGGCCAAGATCCCGACGTCCACGAGGAGTACTGA
- a CDS encoding sensor histidine kinase, with protein sequence MNPLRAMDQFSARHPVLVDGCVAGLLWLVLGPVFTLGYAGSALDAAWMLVLSLAQALPWAVRRVRPVTSASITVGAFLLQLFTGPPLIGTIFFAPLTVHNLAVRAPRWASRLGLIVALGGAVAYGFRFGYVPFSTTGFDGVPTVMSPGGLLAFIIVTLLCGAVVTAAWAFGDLARTRRLALQQTADRARQLEIEAAQERELAAADERNHIAREMHDIVAHSLQVIISQADGGRYAGAANPQVAVDTLETIGTASRDALAEMRRLLGVLRGPEQAEHRPQPTLADLPGLIETVRLTGISIDVASEGEARGALAAGGELVAYRVVQEALTNAARHAGPRTQVQVEITWTAQGIHLRIDDDGRGAAAQRGDTTGAGQGLLGMRERVGLYGGVVSAGPRPGGGFRVDATIPYQET encoded by the coding sequence GTGAACCCGTTGCGCGCCATGGATCAGTTCTCGGCCCGCCACCCTGTCCTGGTGGACGGCTGTGTGGCCGGGCTGCTCTGGTTGGTTCTGGGCCCCGTCTTCACCCTGGGCTACGCGGGGTCCGCACTCGATGCAGCTTGGATGCTCGTGCTGTCGCTGGCTCAAGCGTTGCCCTGGGCCGTGCGTCGCGTGCGACCGGTGACCTCGGCGTCGATCACCGTGGGCGCGTTCCTGCTCCAGCTATTTACCGGGCCGCCGCTGATCGGCACCATCTTCTTCGCGCCCCTGACCGTGCACAATCTGGCGGTGCGTGCCCCGCGCTGGGCCTCCCGACTCGGACTGATCGTCGCGCTGGGCGGCGCGGTGGCCTACGGATTCCGCTTCGGCTACGTACCCTTCAGCACCACCGGTTTCGACGGAGTGCCTACGGTAATGTCGCCGGGCGGGCTGCTTGCCTTCATCATCGTCACCCTGCTGTGCGGGGCGGTGGTGACCGCTGCCTGGGCGTTCGGTGACCTGGCCCGCACCCGCCGTCTGGCCCTGCAACAGACCGCCGACCGCGCCCGGCAACTCGAAATCGAGGCGGCCCAGGAGCGCGAGCTCGCCGCCGCCGACGAGCGCAACCACATCGCCCGCGAGATGCACGACATCGTGGCCCATTCGCTGCAGGTGATCATCTCCCAGGCCGACGGCGGGCGCTACGCGGGTGCCGCCAACCCGCAGGTCGCCGTCGACACCCTGGAAACCATCGGCACCGCCTCGCGTGACGCGCTGGCCGAGATGCGCCGGCTGCTCGGGGTGCTGCGCGGCCCGGAGCAGGCCGAGCACCGGCCCCAGCCCACGCTGGCGGACCTGCCCGGGCTCATCGAGACGGTGCGGCTGACCGGCATCTCCATCGACGTCGCCTCCGAGGGGGAGGCACGCGGGGCGCTGGCTGCTGGTGGCGAGCTGGTGGCGTACCGCGTGGTGCAGGAGGCGCTGACGAACGCAGCCCGGCACGCCGGACCCCGCACCCAGGTGCAGGTGGAGATCACCTGGACCGCACAGGGCATTCACCTGCGCATCGACGACGACGGGCGGGGTGCCGCCGCCCAGCGCGGAGACACCACCGGCGCCGGACAGGGGCTGCTCGGCATGCGCGAGCGAGTCGGCCTGTACGGGGGCGTGGTGTCCGCCGGGCCGCGCCCCGGTGGCGGGTTCCGCGTGGACGCGACCATCCCCTACCAAGAGACCTGA
- a CDS encoding LuxR C-terminal-related transcriptional regulator: MTASPSIRIALVDDQHLIRSGMAMLISSQPDLEVVAQSDNGQAALDSPEVRGADIVLMDIRMPVLDGIAATRALLGGNGSASAEDGHTPRVVVLTTFDLDEYALDAIDAGASGFLLKDAPPEELLAGIRAVHRGDAVIAPSTTRRLLDHLAPSLQPATPTTPEDDARLAAVGSLTPRENEVLVLMSAGLSNQEIAAQLFVSETTVKTHVGRVLHKLGARDRVQAVVTAYRTGVAAP, translated from the coding sequence ATGACCGCATCCCCGAGCATCCGCATCGCCCTGGTGGACGACCAGCACCTGATTCGCTCCGGCATGGCGATGCTGATCAGCTCCCAGCCCGATCTCGAGGTGGTGGCCCAGTCCGACAACGGGCAGGCCGCGCTCGACTCTCCCGAGGTGCGTGGGGCAGACATCGTGCTGATGGACATCCGCATGCCCGTGCTGGACGGCATCGCCGCCACTCGGGCACTGCTCGGCGGCAATGGTTCGGCCAGCGCCGAGGACGGGCACACCCCGCGCGTCGTCGTGCTCACCACGTTCGATCTCGACGAGTACGCCCTCGATGCCATTGACGCCGGGGCCTCCGGGTTCCTGCTCAAAGATGCCCCGCCGGAAGAGCTGCTCGCCGGGATCCGGGCCGTGCACCGCGGCGACGCCGTCATCGCCCCCTCCACCACCCGGCGGTTGCTGGACCATCTAGCGCCGAGCCTGCAGCCGGCCACCCCCACCACCCCGGAGGATGACGCCCGGTTGGCCGCCGTCGGTAGCCTCACTCCGCGCGAAAACGAGGTGCTGGTGCTGATGAGCGCCGGATTGTCCAACCAGGAGATCGCCGCGCAACTGTTCGTCTCCGAAACCACGGTGAAGACCCATGTCGGCCGGGTGCTGCATAAGCTCGGCGCCCGCGACCGGGTGCAAGCCGTCGTCACTGCCTACCGCACCGGCGTGGCCGCTCCGTGA
- a CDS encoding winged helix DNA-binding domain-containing protein — MTNRPLARARLVAQGIVAGAGIGSGTTPGSTSRNPTPHEVARAFAALQGQDLPGVLSSIALRAGTSAQTVVDAFNRGEIVRAYPMRGTVFALAAEDALWISQLCNAAPVRAAINRRGQLGLENHHVATAAEVLERTITEAPTPGVPRSQVLAAWNAAGIATDGGRGYHLLVHFISTGHAIYGTLSTDGHRDHDVMLGAQWLPAGSDLASRFNDDEVAATAELLHRYVLTRGPLTLRDAAWWTKLPLRLLRPAAEQMLAEHDDVEIGTWTNAGPTSAASAHRDDEPQYWRAGLPEEVATVGRRVDAPLLLPAFDEVILGYPDRMYIVPEAHHEALVPGNNGVFRSAAVAGAQVIGFWKRGPSAASGVRRFVHEPFGTVSASRAAQLESRYAAFPFPR; from the coding sequence GTGACGAACCGCCCTCTGGCCCGGGCTCGGCTGGTCGCCCAGGGCATCGTTGCGGGTGCCGGGATCGGATCCGGCACGACTCCCGGTTCGACGTCGCGCAATCCCACTCCGCACGAGGTCGCCCGCGCCTTCGCCGCCCTGCAGGGCCAGGACCTGCCCGGGGTGCTCTCCTCGATCGCCCTGCGCGCTGGCACCTCCGCCCAGACCGTCGTCGACGCGTTCAACCGGGGCGAGATCGTGCGAGCCTACCCCATGCGCGGCACCGTGTTCGCCCTGGCCGCCGAGGACGCGCTCTGGATCTCCCAGCTCTGCAACGCCGCCCCGGTGCGCGCCGCCATCAACCGCCGCGGCCAGCTCGGCCTCGAGAACCACCACGTGGCCACCGCCGCCGAGGTGCTGGAACGCACCATCACCGAGGCGCCGACCCCGGGGGTGCCCCGCTCCCAGGTCCTCGCCGCCTGGAACGCCGCGGGCATCGCCACCGACGGCGGGCGCGGCTACCACCTGCTGGTGCACTTCATCTCCACGGGCCACGCCATCTACGGCACCCTGTCCACCGACGGCCACCGCGACCACGACGTCATGCTCGGCGCCCAGTGGCTTCCCGCCGGTTCCGACTTGGCCTCCCGGTTCAACGACGACGAGGTCGCCGCCACCGCCGAGCTGTTGCACCGTTACGTGCTCACCCGCGGACCGCTCACCCTGCGCGACGCCGCCTGGTGGACCAAGCTGCCCCTGCGCCTGCTCCGCCCGGCCGCCGAGCAGATGTTGGCCGAGCACGACGATGTGGAGATCGGCACCTGGACCAATGCCGGGCCCACCTCCGCTGCTTCTGCCCACCGCGACGACGAGCCCCAGTACTGGCGGGCTGGCCTACCCGAGGAGGTCGCCACCGTCGGACGCCGCGTGGACGCACCCCTGTTGCTGCCCGCCTTCGACGAGGTGATCCTGGGCTACCCCGACCGAATGTACATCGTCCCGGAAGCCCACCACGAGGCCCTGGTGCCCGGTAACAACGGGGTGTTCCGCTCCGCCGCCGTGGCCGGAGCCCAGGTGATCGGCTTCTGGAAGCGTGGTCCTTCCGCCGCCTCCGGGGTGCGCCGCTTCGTCCACGAACCGTTCGGCACCGTCTCGGCCTCCCGCGCCGCCCAGCTCGAATCCCGCTACGCCGCCTTCCCGTTCCCACGCTGA
- a CDS encoding L-lactate permease, with amino-acid sequence MSVFMAVLPILITLGLLPLPRISAAIPPLLGTISAALIAVFYFHAPRGDLVEAWNGSFWTLVKVLAIIGGGVLLSRVMDRTGAQRKLAGWLAAGGPTVASALLMAHGVVPFLETVTGFGVSVLIGLPLLLSFGFSPYRAALLTLVGLMIGPWGSMGPGTLLGASIAGVSMNDLGLASGVFNVIAFVASGVAAAVIAGHAAHDATSTKATWKEFLGWCATGLGSGILLWALVLTANFLLGAAVAGATATLLVAVIWLVIIRRGRLTPGPGRSLIPYVALLLGTIAGQMLYRNLELGVFGEIISSPALWSTLAALSSLTFLPIERRDLRRLPREAGLMWWQVSIPTALYVLLGVIVAGGGLAAVLAESLAVLGHIYLFLMPFVAGLSGYITASGTGANAMMGATQVAAGAELGVSPLWSMAMQNSAANWAIIASPARLELAYRLASPYQRPDTPGPEVSRGRLLSRLIPLVLVSMVIYGLVMVLAF; translated from the coding sequence GTGTCAGTGTTTATGGCGGTGCTGCCTATTCTGATCACGCTGGGCCTGTTGCCGCTGCCGCGCATCTCGGCGGCCATCCCGCCACTGCTGGGCACCATCAGTGCCGCGCTGATCGCCGTCTTCTATTTCCACGCCCCGCGCGGCGACCTGGTGGAGGCCTGGAACGGCTCCTTCTGGACACTGGTGAAAGTGCTGGCCATCATTGGCGGCGGTGTGCTGCTCTCCAGGGTGATGGACCGAACCGGCGCGCAGCGCAAGCTGGCCGGATGGTTGGCTGCGGGTGGGCCAACCGTGGCTTCGGCGCTGTTGATGGCGCACGGGGTCGTGCCGTTCCTCGAGACAGTCACGGGGTTCGGTGTCTCCGTGCTCATCGGGTTGCCCCTGCTGTTGTCGTTCGGGTTCTCGCCCTACCGGGCGGCCCTGCTCACCCTGGTGGGTCTGATGATCGGGCCCTGGGGATCCATGGGGCCGGGCACGCTGCTCGGTGCCAGTATCGCCGGGGTATCTATGAACGACCTGGGCCTGGCGTCGGGCGTGTTCAACGTGATTGCCTTCGTGGCTTCCGGAGTTGCCGCGGCGGTGATCGCGGGCCACGCCGCCCACGACGCTACCTCAACGAAAGCCACCTGGAAGGAATTCCTGGGATGGTGCGCCACCGGGCTCGGCTCCGGGATTCTGCTGTGGGCGCTGGTGTTGACGGCGAACTTCCTGCTCGGTGCCGCGGTGGCAGGCGCAACGGCGACCCTGCTGGTGGCCGTGATCTGGTTGGTGATCATCCGCCGCGGGCGGCTCACCCCGGGGCCGGGTCGATCCCTCATTCCATACGTGGCGCTGCTGTTGGGCACGATCGCCGGGCAGATGCTCTACCGCAACCTCGAGCTGGGCGTGTTCGGCGAGATCATCTCCTCTCCGGCCCTGTGGTCGACCCTCGCCGCGCTGTCTTCGCTCACGTTCCTGCCGATCGAGCGCCGAGACCTGCGGCGGCTGCCGCGCGAGGCCGGGCTGATGTGGTGGCAGGTGTCCATCCCCACCGCGCTGTACGTTTTGCTCGGCGTGATCGTGGCCGGCGGCGGACTGGCTGCGGTGCTGGCGGAATCCCTGGCCGTGCTGGGGCACATCTACCTGTTCCTGATGCCGTTCGTGGCCGGGCTCTCCGGGTACATCACCGCCTCTGGCACCGGTGCGAACGCCATGATGGGCGCAACCCAGGTGGCGGCGGGCGCCGAGCTGGGGGTAAGCCCGCTGTGGTCGATGGCGATGCAGAACTCGGCGGCGAACTGGGCCATTATTGCGAGCCCGGCTCGCCTGGAGCTGGCGTATCGGCTGGCCTCCCCGTACCAGCGCCCGGACACCCCCGGCCCCGAGGTATCCCGCGGACGACTGCTCTCGCGGCTCATCCCGCTGGTACTGGTCTCGATGGTGATCTACGGATTGGTGATGGTGCTGGCGTTCTGA
- a CDS encoding ABC transporter ATP-binding protein, with protein MNPTTAPAPTASAVSARNLIKTYGTGDTEVHALKNVSIDFAVGAFTAIMGPSGSGKSTLMHTLAGLDTVDSGEIVVGNQTITGMSDNQLTKLRRQRIGFIFQSFNLVPTLTAHQNIVLPLELAGTRPDEAWLKEIVGILGLGDRLSHKPHQLSGGQQQRVAVARALLTRPDVVFADEPTGALDSATGAEVLSLLRRSAREMGQTIIMVTHDPNAASYADRVVLLDDGALHGELLDPTPQTVLNALSQLGVA; from the coding sequence ATGAATCCAACGACTGCCCCCGCACCCACCGCATCCGCCGTCTCTGCGCGGAACCTCATCAAGACCTACGGCACCGGCGACACCGAAGTCCATGCGCTGAAGAACGTCTCCATCGACTTCGCCGTCGGCGCGTTCACCGCCATCATGGGACCATCTGGATCCGGCAAGTCCACCCTGATGCACACCCTCGCCGGGCTCGACACGGTCGATTCCGGCGAGATCGTCGTCGGCAACCAGACCATCACCGGAATGAGCGACAACCAGCTCACCAAGCTGCGCCGGCAGCGCATCGGCTTCATCTTCCAATCCTTCAACCTCGTACCCACCCTGACCGCCCACCAGAACATCGTGCTGCCTCTCGAGCTGGCCGGCACCCGCCCGGACGAGGCCTGGCTGAAGGAGATCGTCGGGATCCTCGGACTGGGCGACCGCCTCAGCCACAAACCCCACCAGCTTTCCGGCGGCCAGCAGCAGCGTGTGGCGGTGGCCCGTGCCCTGCTCACCCGCCCGGATGTGGTCTTCGCCGATGAGCCCACCGGCGCCCTCGACTCCGCCACCGGCGCTGAAGTGCTCTCCCTGTTGCGCCGCTCGGCCCGCGAAATGGGTCAAACCATCATCATGGTCACCCACGACCCCAACGCCGCCTCCTACGCCGACCGGGTGGTGCTGCTCGACGACGGCGCGCTGCACGGCGAGCTGCTCGACCCCACCCCCCAGACCGTGCTGAACGCCCTGTCCCAGCTGGGAGTGGCCTGA
- a CDS encoding ABC transporter permease, protein MLKLALSQLRATPRRYVSVLLAILIGVTFLASAMLVGSSSNATLRESLGSTYSRADLVVVPSQNDFDVSNALGRLAGPPATSETVTDENGDPASDLGALQDVDGVAEAHPSVAAGAGLTLPQNIVDSGQEGTYTSTSDFAMVTPVPQNSAMIPESLAEGEYPAVDSNDEITVDAATAERLKLSVGDQTTLQLPAFAEDTGEESSQGLAVTIVGITERSSNPFSIGAAQLYSGTDLFSSLNLQPFPGEEAPTEYSTTADYVLIDVADGASPATVAAAVQDRLDRAGVNATVDTPDAAAQAQVGDLAGSNVFVYILAGFAIIALIVTMLVISNTFSVLVAQRTRQLALQRVLGATRAQVRGAVLTEALLVGLVGSVLGVALASGLVAGLVAIGRSFEGMAAITFAMDPVSLSIVILIGIVMTVIASLVPAARATRVSPLAAMRPVDDATVGSRAGIFRLVVGGLLTLAGVGLLVLGAAQGELLIAVGGGALSFIGLLMLAVLFVPGAVYSVGGLVRATGVPGRMAQLNSVRNRSRTTATATALLVGTTLVAMMLTGGKIAQDQADSVLGANYPVDLYAQLNPENVSGFDDAEQIAEQVAAVEHVEGALALPQVATLEDGISVFAIDPNDADTFAASLPAADREALRETGTLVAPSWVAENLGDTVTVPGASGAETEVTTHGTEASSLDALVSLETAEQLGLNPQDGIEAGISLLWINVSDDLNMDSLNELIADIGQAADITPESISGPVAERILYTQIIDMMLLIVTALLAVSVLIALIGVANTLSLSTIERTRENSLMRALGLTKQGLRGMLAMEAVLVSGVAALIGSVLGVVYGWFGAQTVFGELRVDSGLTQLVPVSVPWLNLLAILAVAVLAGLLASVAPARRAVKLQPVEGLAVE, encoded by the coding sequence ATGTTGAAACTAGCCCTCTCCCAACTCCGCGCTACGCCGCGCCGCTATGTGTCGGTGCTGCTCGCCATCCTCATCGGGGTGACCTTCCTGGCCTCGGCCATGCTGGTCGGCTCCTCCTCGAACGCCACCCTGCGCGAATCGCTCGGCTCCACCTATTCCCGAGCCGACCTGGTGGTCGTCCCATCCCAGAACGATTTCGACGTCAGTAACGCACTCGGCCGTCTCGCCGGCCCGCCCGCCACCAGCGAGACGGTGACCGACGAGAACGGTGATCCCGCCAGCGATCTCGGCGCACTTCAGGATGTCGACGGCGTCGCCGAGGCCCACCCCTCCGTGGCTGCCGGCGCCGGGCTGACCCTGCCGCAGAACATCGTGGACTCCGGCCAGGAAGGCACCTACACCTCGACCTCCGACTTCGCGATGGTCACCCCGGTGCCGCAGAATTCCGCCATGATCCCTGAGTCCCTGGCCGAGGGTGAGTACCCCGCCGTCGATTCGAATGACGAGATCACGGTCGACGCCGCCACCGCCGAACGCCTGAAACTCAGCGTCGGCGACCAGACCACCCTGCAGTTGCCAGCCTTCGCCGAAGACACCGGCGAGGAGTCCTCCCAGGGGCTGGCGGTGACCATTGTGGGCATCACCGAGCGATCCTCCAACCCTTTCTCGATCGGCGCCGCCCAGCTGTACTCGGGCACCGACCTGTTCTCTTCGCTCAATCTGCAGCCGTTCCCCGGTGAGGAAGCGCCCACGGAGTACAGCACCACCGCGGACTACGTGCTGATCGACGTCGCCGACGGGGCCAGCCCGGCCACCGTGGCCGCCGCGGTGCAGGACCGACTCGACCGGGCCGGCGTGAACGCCACCGTAGACACCCCGGATGCCGCCGCCCAGGCACAAGTCGGCGACCTGGCCGGCTCCAACGTGTTCGTCTACATTCTGGCCGGCTTCGCCATCATCGCCCTGATCGTCACCATGCTGGTCATCTCCAACACCTTCTCCGTGCTGGTTGCCCAGCGCACCCGCCAGCTGGCCCTGCAGCGCGTGCTCGGTGCCACCCGCGCCCAAGTGCGCGGCGCGGTGCTCACCGAAGCCCTGCTCGTGGGGCTCGTCGGGTCCGTGCTCGGTGTGGCCCTGGCTTCCGGCCTGGTGGCCGGGCTGGTCGCCATCGGTCGCAGCTTCGAGGGCATGGCCGCGATTACCTTCGCCATGGACCCAGTGTCCCTGAGCATCGTGATCCTCATCGGCATCGTGATGACCGTGATCGCCTCACTCGTCCCCGCAGCCCGCGCCACCCGGGTGTCCCCGCTGGCCGCCATGCGCCCCGTGGACGACGCCACCGTCGGCTCCCGCGCCGGCATCTTCCGCCTGGTGGTGGGCGGGCTGCTCACCCTGGCCGGCGTTGGACTGCTGGTGCTGGGTGCGGCCCAGGGCGAGTTGCTCATCGCCGTTGGCGGTGGCGCCCTGTCCTTCATCGGTCTGCTGATGCTGGCGGTGCTCTTCGTTCCGGGTGCGGTGTACTCGGTGGGCGGACTGGTCCGCGCCACGGGTGTACCGGGCCGCATGGCCCAGCTGAACTCGGTGCGCAACCGCTCCCGGACCACCGCCACAGCCACTGCGCTGCTGGTCGGCACCACGCTGGTCGCGATGATGCTCACCGGCGGCAAGATCGCCCAGGATCAGGCAGACTCCGTGCTGGGCGCGAACTACCCGGTGGACCTCTACGCCCAGCTCAACCCGGAGAATGTTTCCGGTTTCGACGACGCCGAGCAGATTGCGGAGCAGGTCGCGGCAGTGGAGCATGTCGAAGGCGCCCTGGCCCTGCCCCAGGTCGCCACCCTGGAGGACGGTATCTCGGTGTTCGCCATCGATCCCAACGACGCCGACACCTTCGCCGCCTCACTGCCCGCCGCCGACCGTGAGGCGCTGCGTGAGACCGGCACCCTGGTCGCTCCGAGCTGGGTTGCTGAGAACCTCGGCGACACCGTCACGGTCCCCGGTGCGTCGGGGGCCGAAACCGAGGTAACCACCCACGGCACCGAAGCCTCCTCCCTGGACGCGCTAGTCTCCCTGGAGACGGCCGAGCAACTGGGGCTGAATCCCCAGGACGGTATCGAGGCCGGGATTTCACTGCTGTGGATCAACGTGAGCGATGACCTGAATATGGACTCGCTCAACGAGCTGATCGCTGACATCGGCCAGGCCGCGGACATCACTCCGGAGAGCATCTCCGGTCCGGTGGCCGAGCGCATCCTCTACACCCAGATCATCGACATGATGCTGCTGATCGTCACAGCGCTGCTGGCGGTCTCGGTGCTCATCGCGCTGATCGGCGTGGCCAACACGCTGTCACTGTCCACGATCGAGCGGACCCGCGAGAACTCGCTGATGCGGGCGCTGGGGCTGACCAAGCAGGGACTGCGCGGCATGCTCGCTATGGAGGCCGTGCTGGTCTCCGGAGTGGCCGCGCTGATCGGCTCCGTGCTCGGTGTGGTCTACGGCTGGTTCGGCGCGCAGACCGTGTTCGGCGAGCTTCGCGTGGACTCCGGGCTCACCCAACTGGTCCCGGTCTCCGTGCCGTGGCTGAACCTGCTGGCCATCCTCGCCGTCGCCGTGCTCGCCGGCCTGCTGGCCTCGGTGGCTCCGGCCCGGCGTGCGGTGAAACTACAACCGGTCGAAGGACTCGCCGTCGAGTAG
- a CDS encoding universal stress protein, producing the protein MTGIILTGVDRSETALRAAEKAASLAQALHTELHVISAFSVDLTRTVRANMNERNPSAIVTAVKRATEVREQEAQETADAVVAQLAKKFGDVAFVARAAEGSPSSVLVREAQEHSAEVIVVGNKRVQGASRILGSIARSVAADAPCDVYIAHTHER; encoded by the coding sequence ATGACCGGCATTATTCTCACAGGCGTTGACCGTAGCGAAACCGCCCTCCGAGCTGCTGAGAAGGCAGCCTCCCTGGCCCAGGCTCTGCACACGGAGTTGCACGTGATCTCCGCATTCAGCGTGGACCTGACGCGCACCGTGCGCGCCAACATGAACGAGCGCAACCCCTCCGCCATCGTCACCGCCGTCAAGCGCGCCACCGAAGTGCGTGAGCAAGAGGCCCAGGAGACTGCCGACGCTGTCGTCGCCCAACTCGCCAAGAAATTCGGCGATGTCGCCTTCGTTGCTCGCGCCGCGGAGGGTAGCCCCAGTTCGGTGTTGGTGCGCGAAGCCCAGGAGCACTCGGCCGAGGTGATCGTGGTGGGCAACAAGCGCGTGCAGGGTGCCTCCCGCATTTTGGGCAGCATCGCCCGCTCGGTGGCCGCCGATGCCCCGTGCGACGTCTACATCGCTCACACCCACGAGCGCTAA
- a CDS encoding Nramp family divalent metal transporter, producing MSDHTPPAPRPENLNKGASRSWLGPGLLISASFIGPGTITTATVTGADYGFALTWAVVFSIIATIILQEMSARLGVMTGKGLGEIMRETFDHPVAKSLMIILIVAAIGVGGSSYAGGDTTGTSLAIESVLPLPFPAIALIVGAILLFLLLSGSYKIVERVMTVLVIAMAVAFILTVVVVQPDFGAMFRGIFVPTIPAGALLTTIALIGTTVVPYNVFLHASLVQEKWGADPDREKSLRRAKVDNTVSISIGGLITLAVLATSAGTLFVHGVSAESAADMAVQLEPLLGPAADWVFGIGLFSAGLTSALAGPLGAAYAISGILGWSTDMKSKRFRAIAVAVVLIGVVIAVTGVNPIQVIIVAQAANGLLLPIVTGFLLYTMNKAKSLGSHRNGVVANVLGGIVMVVVTGLAIYQLATLV from the coding sequence ATGTCCGATCACACTCCACCCGCACCTCGCCCCGAGAACCTGAACAAGGGAGCCTCCCGCAGCTGGCTCGGCCCCGGGTTGTTGATCAGCGCTTCGTTTATTGGTCCCGGGACCATCACTACCGCCACCGTGACCGGCGCCGACTACGGTTTCGCCCTGACCTGGGCGGTGGTGTTCTCCATTATCGCCACCATCATCCTGCAGGAGATGTCCGCCCGGCTGGGCGTGATGACGGGCAAAGGCCTCGGCGAGATCATGCGCGAGACGTTCGACCACCCGGTCGCTAAGTCCCTGATGATCATCCTCATCGTGGCGGCGATCGGTGTGGGCGGATCCAGCTACGCCGGCGGTGACACCACCGGAACGTCGCTGGCGATCGAAAGCGTGCTGCCGCTGCCATTCCCGGCGATTGCACTGATCGTGGGCGCGATCCTGCTGTTCCTGCTGCTCTCCGGCTCATACAAGATCGTGGAGCGGGTGATGACGGTGCTGGTGATCGCGATGGCCGTCGCCTTCATCCTGACCGTCGTGGTGGTGCAACCGGACTTCGGCGCCATGTTCCGCGGCATTTTTGTGCCGACGATTCCCGCGGGTGCACTGCTGACCACGATTGCGCTGATCGGCACCACAGTGGTGCCCTACAACGTGTTCCTCCACGCCTCGCTGGTGCAAGAAAAGTGGGGCGCGGACCCGGACCGGGAGAAGTCGCTACGCAGGGCGAAAGTCGACAACACGGTGTCGATCTCGATCGGCGGGCTAATCACCCTGGCCGTGCTGGCCACCTCCGCGGGCACGCTGTTTGTCCATGGCGTCTCGGCAGAATCCGCCGCCGACATGGCGGTGCAGTTGGAGCCGCTCCTGGGCCCGGCCGCGGACTGGGTGTTCGGGATCGGGCTGTTCTCGGCGGGGCTGACGAGTGCGCTCGCGGGTCCCCTGGGCGCCGCCTACGCGATTTCGGGCATCCTGGGTTGGAGTACCGACATGAAGTCCAAGCGGTTCCGCGCCATTGCCGTCGCCGTGGTACTGATCGGTGTGGTCATCGCCGTCACCGGGGTGAACCCCATTCAGGTGATCATCGTGGCGCAGGCGGCCAATGGTCTGTTGCTACCGATCGTCACCGGGTTCCTGCTCTACACCATGAATAAAGCCAAGTCGCTGGGCTCGCACCGCAACGGGGTGGTGGCCAACGTGCTGGGCGGGATCGTCATGGTGGTGGTCACCGGGCTGGCGATCTACCAGCTGGCGACCCTGGTCTGA